The nucleotide sequence CGACGAGGTCGGCGGCTTCTCCGAGCGGCTGTGGCTCGGCGGCGAGGAGGAGCTGATGGCCGGTGACCTGGCCGCCCGCGGCTGGGAGCTGTGCTACCTGCCCGCGCTCACCGTCCACCACCAGGCCAGCACCGCGCGCGATCCGCACAAGCGCCGGGCCGACGGCATCCGGAACACGCTCTGGACGACGTGGCTGCGGCGGCCGATCCGCCCGGCGCTGCGGCGCACCGTGCACCTGCTCCGCACGGTCCCGCGGGACCGGGTGACCGCCCGCGGCCTGGTGCAGGCGGTGCGCGGGCTGCCGTGGGTGCTCCGCGAGCGGCGGGTGCTGCCCCCGCACGCGGAGGCGCGGTTCGCCGCGCTCGAGGCCGCCCAGCGGACGTCGGCCGCCCGCAAGTACGTCAGCTGATCGCCGGGCCGGAGCGGAGTCCGCGTCAGCGGCGGGACTCGACCGACGATCGCCTGGTCTCGGGCCTCCTCCGGTCCGGCATCTGATTCCGCGAGAGGAGATGGGCCCCGAGGAGGACGACCGCCGCCGCGCCCACGACGACGACCACGGTCGTCATCGACCACCCTTGGGTGTCGACGCTGTCGTCCACCAACTCGGCGCTCCGCTCCTCCACGAGGAACGGCTCGTCCCGCAGCGCCTCCCCGAGTGCCACCAACGCCTCGGTCCAGTTGCTCTCCACGACCTCCGGTTCCACCCGGGCGGTCACGACGTCGTCGACATCGGCCACCGGCAGCGCGGCGGAGGGATCCACCCACCACTCGTACTCGGCGTCGTCCACGCCGACGGCGAACAGCATGTCCTCGGTGCCGAGTCCGGTGAGTTCCGCGGTCTCCTGGACCCAGTCGTCGCCGGCGTTGCCCTCGAAGTCGGGGACGAGGACGACGTACAGCTCCGGACCTCCCGCGTCGAGCAGCTCGGCCAGCGACTGCTCCACCTGCGCCTCCTCGTCCCCGTCCAGGACACCCGCCACGTCGCTGAGCTGGTCGCTCAGCTCCAGGGGCGGCTCCGCCGAGGCCGGTCCCGCGCCGAGCAGGAGCCCGAGGGCAGTGACCAGGACGACGATGAAGCGGTACACAGCAGCCTCCGGTGGCGGCTCGGCGCGGTCCCGACTCGCGACCGCACTCTAGGCCTGACCATCAGAGGGACGACCGGCCCGCGGCACGCCACCCTCGCCCGCCCCGCACGCCGACGCCGGTGACCACCGGCCGGCGCACTCGGCACGTCCGCGTGCTGGGCCCCGGCGACGGGGAGTAGCCGACGCGCCGTCCTGCGGACGACCCGGTGCCATTCCACCATGCGCTCCGCTATCCGAGCGTAATGGCACCGTCGCGGAGTGGTTGAACAAAGTCGCGCGCCCCCGACGCGGACTGCTGCGTGCACATATGTGCACGCTCGTCGCGCACACGGCGAATTCACTCGCGGAGGGGGAGGAAAGGGCGGACCTCGGGGGGTTCGGCGCCGGCGGCCGCGACGACCACCCCCAGGACGCGTCGGACCAGTGCACCATGTGCACATCGCGGTATCGGATTCGCACCCGACCGTCGGGGCCCATCGTCTCCGCCCACGCCGCCAGGTCCACCCGACCCAGGGTGTCGAGGGTGGTCGCACCGACCTCGACCAGGCACTCCTCGTGCACCGAGTGCCGGAGCGAGCACCCCCCGGCGTTCCGGTGCCGCCGGCACCCGTCTCTGCTCGGCGGCCGACAGCGCGACCGGCATCGCCGCCAGGACGTCGCCGGACACTGCCTCGACGTCCACGGCGACGGCGTCCCACCCGGCGACAGCAGCGACCGCCCGCCGGGTCCGGGACAGGCTCACGTGCACGCCGGGCAGGCCCCGCAGTCCCGGCTCGCCGTGCATCGCGGAGCCGCAGTCCGGGCACCGCTGCTCCGTCCCGAGGCTCTCGATCGGCCGCTGCGTCAATGCGGCCGCGCACCACCGGGCCAGCAGGTGGGCGGCGACGTAGGCCTCCCGGTCCGCGGGGTGCCGCAGCGCTGCGGCCCGCCGCCACTCCACTGCAGTGAGCAGTGCGCCGTCGAGTGCGCGCAGCCCGTGATCCGGCCGCACCGCGCAGGCGAGCGGCCGCCGAGCGGCGGTGACCGCCACCGCCTGCGTCACCGGACCTGCTCCGCCGACGCGCCCGCACCCAGCGTGACCTTTCTTGCACGGGATGGAGCGCCACGAGTTGACGGACGAGCACCCGGACTCGTCCCGCCGCCGGCGCGAATACCTGACGCAATGTCGCGCGCCGACAACACTGGGACAAACTGCTGGCACAGGTCCGAGCAGATCATTTCAGCCATCCGTTTCCGCCCCGTCCGGCTGCTATTTTCCGAGTAGCTGTGACTTTCCTCCACGAGCTTCGGGAACCGCCACGAGGACGGAACGCGACATGAGCACACCGCGCCGAGAGTGGGACCACCTCCTGTCCGCGGTGCCCGGGTTCATGGGCGAGCAGGGCACGTCGACGGCCCCGAGGTTCCGCCTCGAGGGCAACGTCGTCGCACACCCCGGCGACCTCGGCGCCCGGTACGCCCGGTTGAGCCAGTACTTCGAGCGCACCTGCGACAGCTCCCCGTCGGCGACGGCGGTGGAGTGCGACGGCGAGCGGCTCTCCTACGCGGAGCTCGACCAACGGGCGAACCGGCTGGCCAACTACCTGATCGGGCGGGGCGTCGGCGTCGGCTCCCGGGTGGGGATCCTCCTGGACCGCTCGGTCAGCACCTACGTCACGCTGCTCGCGGTCACGAAGACGGAGGCCACCTTCGTCCCGGTCGACCCGGCTGCGCCGGCCGACCGGCTGGAGTTCATCGCCGAGGACGCCGGCCTGGCGCTGATGGTGACCACGACGTCGTTCGGGGCCACGTCCGCAGGGCTGCCGTGCCCGGCGATCCACCTCGACGAGCTGGCCGGGGAGCTCGCCGCCCAGTCGAGCCACCGCCCCGATCGCCGATCCGGCGGCGACCCGGTCTGCTACGTCATCTACACGTCGGGGTCCAGCGGCCGGCCCAAGGGCGTGGAGATCGCCCAATCCAGCATCTGCAACTTCATCGGCATCGTGCCGATGCTGTACGGCGTCGAGCCCTCCGACCGCGTCTACCAGGGCATGACGATCGCCTTCGACTTCTCCATCGAGGAGATCTGGCCCACCTGGGCGGTCGGCGCCACCCTGGTGGCCGGCCCGACCGACGGTCGCCGGGTGGGATCGGGTCTGGCCGACTTCCTGGAGGAGCAGGAGGTCACGATGATCTACTGCGTCCCCACCGTCCTGGCGACGCTGGACCGCCTGCTGCCGCTGATCCGCACGGTGAACGTCGGCGGTGAGGCCTGTCCACGCGAGCTGGTCGACCGCTGGGGTCCCGGACGGCGGATCCTGAACACCTACGGCCCGACGGAGACCACCGTCACCTGCACCATGGCGGAGCTGCGGCCGGGCAAGCCGGTCACCATCGGCCGGCCGCTGCCCACCTATCGGATCAGCCTGCTGGACGAGCGGCGCGCGACCGTCGCGCCGGGCGAGGTGGGCGAGATCTGCGTGGGCGGCCCGGGCGTCGCCCGCGGTTACGTCAACCGGCCCGACCTCACCGAGGACCGCTTCATCCCCGATCCGCGGTTCCCGGGTGAGCGGATCTACCGGACCGGCGACCTGGGCAGGTTCCTCGCCGACGGGGAGCTCGAGTACCTCGGCCGGGCCGACAGCGAGGTCAAGGTGCGCGGGCACCGCGTCGACCTCCAGGAGATCGAGAGCGTGCTCCAGGAGCACGGCCAGGTCGTCGCGGCCGTGGTCACGCTGCTGGAGTCCCAGGGGAGCGGCGGCGAGCTGGCCGGGTACGTCGTGCTCCGGGCGGGCGCCGCGGAGGACGGTCTCATCGACGAGCTGCACGACCGGCTGGAGCAGCAGCTGCCCGACTACATGGTCCCGGCCTACCTCGACGTGGTCGGCACCATCCCGATGCTGCCCAGCGGCAAGGCCGACCGGAAGAGCCTCCCCGGCCCGCGTGGCCCGCGCCTCATGCGGAGCAGCGGGGCGTACGTCCCCCCGGCCGATGCCGTCGAGGCATGGATCGCCGGGCTGTGGGAGGAGACCCTGGAGCTGCCGCCGGGCTCGGTCTCCGTCGAGGCCGACTTCTTCGAGGCGCTGGGCGGGCACTCCCTCCTCGCGGCGACGGTCGTCTCCACCATGCGGGAGAGCGACCTCGCCTGCGGGCTGTCGATCCTGGAGCTGTACCGGCATCCGACCGTCCGCGCTCTCGCGGGGTTCCTCGAGGACGGCGTCGACGGTGCGGCTCCCGCCGAGCGGGCCACCCGCCCGGCGGCTCCCTCGAGGCGACGGGTCGCCGTGTTCGGCTCGGCCCAGGTGGGCTGGCTCTACGCCGTCGTCGCACTGCTGCTGCTGCCGGTGACCGCGGTCTACGTGCTCAACGACGGCGTCCCCTCGTTCGCGCTCGTCGTCCAGCTCGCCCTGCTGCTGCCGCCGGCATACCTGGTCATCCGCTGGGTCCTGCCCCTGGTCGGCAGCCGGCTGCTCTCCC is from Blastococcus sp. HT6-4 and encodes:
- a CDS encoding Pls/PosA family non-ribosomal peptide synthetase gives rise to the protein MSTPRREWDHLLSAVPGFMGEQGTSTAPRFRLEGNVVAHPGDLGARYARLSQYFERTCDSSPSATAVECDGERLSYAELDQRANRLANYLIGRGVGVGSRVGILLDRSVSTYVTLLAVTKTEATFVPVDPAAPADRLEFIAEDAGLALMVTTTSFGATSAGLPCPAIHLDELAGELAAQSSHRPDRRSGGDPVCYVIYTSGSSGRPKGVEIAQSSICNFIGIVPMLYGVEPSDRVYQGMTIAFDFSIEEIWPTWAVGATLVAGPTDGRRVGSGLADFLEEQEVTMIYCVPTVLATLDRLLPLIRTVNVGGEACPRELVDRWGPGRRILNTYGPTETTVTCTMAELRPGKPVTIGRPLPTYRISLLDERRATVAPGEVGEICVGGPGVARGYVNRPDLTEDRFIPDPRFPGERIYRTGDLGRFLADGELEYLGRADSEVKVRGHRVDLQEIESVLQEHGQVVAAVVTLLESQGSGGELAGYVVLRAGAAEDGLIDELHDRLEQQLPDYMVPAYLDVVGTIPMLPSGKADRKSLPGPRGPRLMRSSGAYVPPADAVEAWIAGLWEETLELPPGSVSVEADFFEALGGHSLLAATVVSTMRESDLACGLSILELYRHPTVRALAGFLEDGVDGAAPAERATRPAAPSRRRVAVFGSAQVGWLYAVVALLLLPVTAVYVLNDGVPSFALVVQLALLLPPAYLVIRWVLPLVGSRLLSRGLQPGDHPLWGQVHLRVWTVQKLMQMSPLNVLAGSPFAATYLRLAGARVEDESHINSADISLPGHLSIGRGATVGYGTQLHPHRITDGVLSIRPITVGDGALVGAQCLLECGSTVGERAILRDQSFLESGESVPAGETWSGSAARPMPDDMDPVVELMAGCDAAPRTWRRELLAGFSGGILLLELMPFLIMLPVVALVWWALLTFGLGAGLLATALSGPLFVATSCGLILGFRRLALPTTPPGIHHLRSQLGLEKWLGDKMQELSLLLNNTMYSTLYTPLWLRALGTKVGKGAEVSTIANIDPDLLTLEDGSFVADMASVGSATYANGHVAFRPTVIGSRAFVGNAAFIPSGTHLGDGSLIGVRTVPPSTQVGAGTSWLGSPAFFLPRREIFDEFTEEQTFSPGRARVRARYAIEFLRIVLPSSLLAVAMFATLYGTALLATTYGALVTVLGGPLIALASSVGVVVLVAALKWLLVGRYEPRVRPLWSGFVRRTEFVTGIYEAAAVPALLTWLTGTPLLGPALRLYGTQVGRRSLIDTTYVTEFDLVRLGDDVAVGAGASLQTHLFEDRVMKMGYVTLRDRASVGAKSVVLYDSAVEEEATLAPLSLVMKGESLPPGTTWSGIPAEKVSRPIAWLPDAAPAPAGAPAGEQGHR
- a CDS encoding TPM domain-containing protein; this translates as MYRFIVVLVTALGLLLGAGPASAEPPLELSDQLSDVAGVLDGDEEAQVEQSLAELLDAGGPELYVVLVPDFEGNAGDDWVQETAELTGLGTEDMLFAVGVDDAEYEWWVDPSAALPVADVDDVVTARVEPEVVESNWTEALVALGEALRDEPFLVEERSAELVDDSVDTQGWSMTTVVVVVGAAAVVLLGAHLLSRNQMPDRRRPETRRSSVESRR